Proteins encoded within one genomic window of Cucumis sativus cultivar 9930 chromosome 3, Cucumber_9930_V3, whole genome shotgun sequence:
- the LOC101217416 gene encoding ATP sulfurylase 2, with protein sequence MSLFTKLHIAISPQFTINNLQTTKKTTSIPIYNSKIQSKHIYVSHPLVLFKSTMQSHSPRSLRSSIKCSLIDPDGGVVVDLVVPESERASRVLEAEPLPKVKLTQIDLEWVHVISEGWASPLRGFMREDEYLQSLHFNCIKIKDGSFVNMSLPIVLAIGDDVKDQIGSSSNVGLLGPNGDLVGILRSIEIFKHNKEERIARTWGTTAPGLPYVDEVITNAGNWLLGGDLEVINPIKYNDGLDHYRLSPKQLRQEFDRRQADAVFAFQLRNPVHNGHALLMNDTRKRLLDMGYKNPILLLHPLGGFTKADDVPLDVRMEQHSKVLEDGILDPETTIVSIFPSPMHYAGPTEVQWHAKARINAGANFYIVGRDPAGMGHPTEKRDLYDPDHGKKVLSMAPGLEKLNILPFKVAAYDTVAKKMAFFDPTRAKDFLFISGTKMRTYARTGENPPDGFMCPGGWKVLVNYYESLQAEEASPQQAALSV encoded by the exons ATGTCTCTATTCACTAAACTCCACATCGCCATTTCTCCTCAATTCACCATCAACAACCttcaaactacaaaaaaaacaacatcCATTCCCATTTATAACTCcaaaattcaatccaaacacaTTTACGTTTCTCACCCTTTAGTGTTGTTTAAATCCACAATGCAGAGCCATTCACCTCGTTCCCTTCGCTCCTCGATCAAGTGCTCGTTGATCGACCCCGATGGTGGGGTTGTCGTCGACTTGGTTGTGCCTGAGAGTGAAAGGGCCTCGAGGGTTTTGGAGGCCGAGCCATTGCCGAAGGTTAAATTGACCCAAATTGATCTAGAATGGGTCCATGTCATTAGTGAAGGATGGGCGAGCCCGTTGAGAGGGTTCATGAGAGAAGATGAGTATTTGCAGAGTTTGCATTTCAATTGCATCAAAATTAAGGATGGGTCTTTTGTAAACATGTCGCTTCCTATTGTTCTTGCCATTGGCGACGATGTTAAGGACCAAATTGGGTCCTCATCTAATGTGGGGTTGCTTGGTCCCAATGGAGATTTGGTTGGTATTCTTCGCAG CATCGAGATATTCAAGCATAATAAGGAAGAGAGGATAGCTAGAACTTGGGGAACAACTGCACCTGGGTTACCATATGTTGATGAGGTCATTACAAATGCTGGGAACTGGCTTCTTGGTGGAGATCTTGAAGTAATAAACCCCATCAAATACAATGATGGACTTGATCATTATAGGCTGTCTCCGAAACAACTTCGGCAAGAGTTTGATAGGCGTCAGGCCGATGCTGTTTTTGCATTTCAATTGAGAAACCCTGTACATAATGGTCATGCTTTGTTAATGAATGATACACGAAAGCGACTTCTAGATATGGGTTACAAGAATCCAATTCTATTGCTTCATCCTTTGGGAGGTTTCACAAAAGCAGATGATGTGCCATTGGATGTTCGAATGGAGCAACATAGCAAG GTTTTAGAAGATGGAATCCTTGACCCTGAAACGACCATTGTTTCCATTTTCCCGTCGCCAATGCATTATGCTGGTCCAACCGAAGTACAATGGCATGCTAAAGCAAGGATCAATGCAGGTGCAAATTTTTACATTGTTGGTCGAGATCCTGCTGGAATGGGTCACCCAACAGAGAAGAGAGATTTATATGATCCAGATCATGGCAAGAAGGTCTTAAGTATGGCCCCTGGCCTTGAGAAGCTAAACATATTGCCCTTCAAG GTAGCAGCATACGATACTGTTGCGAAGAAGATGGCGTTCTTCGACCCTACTCGTGCTAAAGATTTCCTCTTCATCTCTGGAACAAAG
- the LOC101217182 gene encoding LOW QUALITY PROTEIN: probable cytokinin riboside 5'-monophosphate phosphoribohydrolase LOG6 (The sequence of the model RefSeq protein was modified relative to this genomic sequence to represent the inferred CDS: deleted 1 base in 1 codon), with the protein METHQLFQITKTNSRFKRICVFCGSSPGKNPSYQLAALQLAQQLVERNIDLVYGGGSIGLMGLVSQAVHDGGCHVLGVIPKTLMLRELTGETVGEVRPVSGMHQRKAEMAKQADAFIALPGGYGTLEELLEVITWAQLGIHHKPVGLLNVDGYYNALLSFIDKAVAEGFITPAARNIIVSAQTAQELIFKLEDYKPKHCGVKAGDMVWEMEKQQMGFKFNNSDINCPLS; encoded by the exons ATGGAAACTCATCAACTCTTTCAAATTACCAAAACCAACTCTAGATTTAAACGAATTTGTGTTTTCTGTGGTAGCAGCCCCGGCAAGAACCCATCCTATCAACTCGCTGCTCTTCAACTAGCTCAACAACTC GTGGAAAGAAACATTGACTTGGTTTATGGAGGAGGGAGCATCGGTCTCATGGGTTTAGTCTCTCAAGCCGTGCATGATGGTGGTTGCCACGTATTAGG TGTGATTCCAAAAACGCTGATGTTAAGAGAG CTGACCGGAGAAACGGTGGGAGAAGTGCGACCTGTATCCGGCATGCACCAACGTAAAGCTGAGATGGCCAAACAAGCTGATGCATTTATTGCCTTACCAG GTGGGTATGGCACTCTAGAGGAGCTACTTGAAGTAATCACTTGGGCTCAACTTGGAATCCATCATAAACCC GTGGGGCTGTTGAACGTTGATGGTTATTACAACGCCCTTCTCTCTTTTATAGACAAAGCAGTGGCTGAAGGTTTTATAACACCAGCTGCTCGTAACATTATTGTTTCTGCCCAAACTGCCCAAGAACTCATCTTCAAGCTTGAG GATTACAAGCCCAAGCACTGCGGAGTT AAGGCTGGTGATATGGTGTGGGAGATGGAGAAACAACAAATgggttttaaatttaataactcAGATATTAATTGCCCGTTGAGTTAG
- the LOC101216943 gene encoding endoglucanase 10 — protein MGEKSRSRGCCGWFLVLVVLALIAGAIVFAVKKKSSHSDDDPAPVPGPPGAIEKKYSDALKMAMKFFDVQKSGKLVDNQISWRGDSGLKDGSDANLDLSKGMYDAGDHMKFGFPMAFTATVLSWSILEYGDQMDAVGQLDSAKDSLKWITDYLINAHPSENVLYIQVGDPEVDHACWDRPETMVEKRPLIQINASVPGTEVAAETAAAMASASLVYKKSDPSYSSKLLKHAEELFSFADENRGIYSINIPEVQTYYNSSGYGDELLWAASWLYHATQDESYLDYVAGSNGKLYAKWGSPTWFSWDDKHAATQVLLSRLNFFGSESASKSVQVYKKTAEAVMCGLIPESPTATSSRTDNGLIWVSEWNSLQHPVSSAFLASLYSDYMLTSRTAKFSCNGDTYTPADLRKFAKSQADYVLGNNPLKMSYLVGYGDKFPQYVHHRGASIPADAKTKCKDGFKWLDSTEPNPNIAYGALVGGPFLNDTYIDSRNNSMQGEPSTYNSALVVGLLSSLVTTSSAVQSFT, from the exons ATGGGGGAGAAATCGAGGTCTAGAGGCTGTTGTGGATGGTTTCTTGTTTTGGTGGTTCTTGCTTTGATTGCTGGTGCTATAGTATTTGCAGTCAAGAAGAAGTCGAGTCACTCTGATGATGACCCTGCTCCAGTTCCAGGTCCTCCTGGTGCAATTGAGAAGAAATATTCTGATGCTCTCAAGATGGCCATGAAGTTTTTCGATGTGCAGAAGT CTGGAAAGTTGGTAGATAATCAAATATCTTGGAGAGGGGATTCGGGGTTGAAAGATGGAAGTGACGCGAACTTGGATCTGTCTAAGGGAATGTATGATGCTGGGGATCATATGAAGTTTGGTTTTCCAATGGCTTTTACTGCGACAGTCTTATCTTGGTCTATTCTTGAGTATGGAGATCAGATGGATGCAGTTGGTCAATTGGATTCTGCTAAAGATTCTTTGAAGTGGATTACCGACTATCTTATCAATGCTCATCCTTCAGAAAATGTGCTTTACATTCAG GTTGGAGATCCTGAGGTAGATCATGCCTGTTGGGATAGGCCTGAAACCATGGTAGAGAAAAGGCCACTCATACAGATCAATGCCTCTGTTCCAGGGACAGAAGTAGCAGCAGAAACTGCTGCAGCTATGGCTTCAGCATCTCTTGTATACAAGAAATCTGATCCCTCCTATTCAAGCAAGCTTCTTAAACATGCTGAAGAATTGTTTTCCTTTGCTGATGAGAATCGAGGTATATACAGTATTAATATTCCTGAAGTTCAGACCTACTACAATTCATCGGGATATGGAGATGAGCTTCTATGGGCTGCTAGCTGGCTGTACCATGCAACACAGGATGAATCCTACCTTGATTATGTAGCTGGAAGCAATGGGAAACTGTATGCAAAATGGGGAAGTCCTACCTGGTTTAGTTGGGACGACAAGCATGCAGCAACTCAA GTTTTACTGTCTCGGTTAAACTTCTTTGGCTCCGAAAGCGCTTCAAAGTCGGTTCAAGTTTACAAGAAAACAGCCGAAGCTGTCATGTGTGGTCTAATCCCAGAGTCTCCAACAGCAACAAGCAGCAGAACAGACA ATGGTCTCATATGGGTCAGCGAATGGAATTCTCTGCAGCATCCTGTGTCTTCAGCATTCTTAGCTTCTCTTTACAGCGATTACATGCTTACCTCCAGAACTGCAAAATTTTCTTGCAATGGAGACACCTACACACCAGCAGACCTACGGaaatttgccaaatctcag GCTGATTATGTGTTGGGCAACAATCCTTTGAAAATGAGCTATCTCGTGGGATATGGTGACAAATTCCCACAATATGTCCACCACAGAGGTGCATCAATCCCAGCTGATGCCAAAACCAAGTGTAAAGATGGCTTTAAGTGGCTCGACTCCACTGAACCCAACCCAAATATAGCTTATGGAGCTCTTGTTGGTGGTCCTTTCCTTAACGACACCTATATAGATTCACGAAACAATTCAATGCAAGGGGAACCGAGCACATATAACAGTGCTCTTGTGGTTGGCCTGCTATCGAGTTTAGTTACCACCTCTTCAGCAGTCCAGTCCTTCACCTAA
- the LOC101216711 gene encoding protein disulfide-isomerase LQY1, chloroplastic, whose product MTVAPSLSRLHSPFLYCPLKPTPSTSLSVTFSGNQRSPPSYPRIRAIDLDQNTVVALSVGLVSVAIGIGIPVFYETQIDNAAKRENTQPCFPCSGSGAQRCRFCMGTGNVTVELGGDDKEVSRCINCDGVGTLTCTTCQGSGIQPRYLDRREFKDDD is encoded by the exons ATGACAGTAGCACCTTCGCTTTCCCGCCTCCATTCTCCATTTCTGTATTGTCCTCTCAAGCCAACTCCATCTACCTCTTTATCAGTCACATTCTCTGGAAATCAACGATCGCCACCATCATATCCACGCATCAGAGCAATAGATCTTGACCAAAACACG GTGGTGGCACTTTCAGTTGGGCTGGTGAGTGTTGCAATTGGAATAGGTATTCCCGTCTTCTACGAAACCCAAATTGATAATGCT GCAAAGCGTGAAAATACTCAGCCCTGCTTTCCCTGCAGTGGTTCAGGAGCAC AGAGATGCAGATTTTGCATGGGAACTGGCAATGTGACCGTAGAACTTGGTGGAGATGACAAAGAAGTCTCCCGGTGTATTAACTGTGATGGTGTTGGCACATTGACATGTACTACATGTCAGGGCTCTGGAATTCAACCTCGATACCTAGATCGCAg AGAATTTAAAGATGATGATTGA